A stretch of DNA from Clostridium sp. JN-9:
TTGCTGCTTTTATTTCCATTACAGCTTTGTTTATTGTACTTGATTTTGCTTTATACAATCTTTTAAAAATAGTTGGAGAAAAAAGATTATCTGAATTAGAAAAATAAAATTAAAGGAGTGATATTATGTTATCAAACAAAAAAGTAGTTACATTTATTTATGATGGCTTTGAGGATCTTGAATTCTGGTATCCTGTGCTCAGATTAAGGGAAGAGGGTATTGATGTTGTCGTTGCTGGCGTAAAAGGTAAAAAGAATTATGTGGGTAAATATGGACTGCCTGCAGAATCAAACTGCAGTTTTTCCGATATCAATGCTTCTGACTATGACGGTTTATTAATTCCAGGTGGATGGGCACCTGATAAATTAAGGAGATTCCCGGAAGTCCTTAAAATTGTACAGGACATGAATTCAACAAATAAGGTTATAGGTGAAATCTGCCATGCAGGCTGGGTTACTATTTCAGCTAAAATAGTGAATGGAAGAAATGTTACAAGCACTCCTGGTATAAAAGATGATATGGAAAATGCAGGGGGAATATGGCTGGATGAACCTGTTGTTGTAGACGGAAACCTGATTTCCAGCAAACGCCCAGAAGACCTGCCTATGTATATGAAAAAATATATAGAACTGTTAAAATAAACATAAATAAGGGA
This window harbors:
- a CDS encoding type 1 glutamine amidotransferase domain-containing protein; amino-acid sequence: MLSNKKVVTFIYDGFEDLEFWYPVLRLREEGIDVVVAGVKGKKNYVGKYGLPAESNCSFSDINASDYDGLLIPGGWAPDKLRRFPEVLKIVQDMNSTNKVIGEICHAGWVTISAKIVNGRNVTSTPGIKDDMENAGGIWLDEPVVVDGNLISSKRPEDLPMYMKKYIELLK